From the genome of Plectropomus leopardus isolate mb chromosome 4, YSFRI_Pleo_2.0, whole genome shotgun sequence:
GAGTCATGCACATACAGAGTTAGTTTGATCAATCCATGGTGCTTTTCACTTTCGCTACTCGTTTTTATTTTTCGCTGCCGTTCAACATCCTCTCAGGACTCAGCACAGCTCAGCCCTCAACACAGCAGATAAGCTCTTTCAGTTTCACAGTGGACCAGCTCTGTAAACGTGTGGGAGTATCACATTTCACCGCTGACACTGTTCAAGATGGAACTTGTGCTCAATTACATCCTCTCATGCAATGTTCTTTCAGATAAGCATAAAACTGTCAGATATGCTGCAGATGTGTGGGTTAAGTTGTGTGAACATTTTAGGGGTATGCCCCACCAACAGTAAAAATGAGACCTAATGCTGACTTGTGTTTTATAAAGCCTCAGAGTAGAATGCAATCTCATACCTAACATCAGAGGCATTTAAATCGCCCCAAGTCCTCCAAGCTTGAAACAGTTATACCTCTACTGTTAGTCAGTCATCcagaaattaaatcaataatcCACAAATAGCATCAACTGCTGCGGAGGCAGTATAATAGACAGAGAATGAAGGACTGTGCAACTTTAACATTGGTTTTCCTCTCTTTGGTGCTTTAAGCTCCCATGACTGTGAAGGACGTGCTGCAGAGCCTGGTGGACGACAGCATGGTGGACTGTGAAAGAGTCGGTACTTCCAACTACTACTGGGCCTTTCCCAGCAAGGCTCTGCATGCTCGCAAACGCAaactggaggagctgcagaaacaGGTGAGGACACTGGCTTTCAGGGTGAAAACAGTGACCATATTTCTCAAAAGCCGCAGATATcacaagacaaaacacaatGAGTAGAGAACATGTTGTTTAAGCAGCACAGACACTATGATGTTCAGCATGTCTTCAgagggtttccattacaaaGACAtagattttaatacattttcaaaggtttgtttgtgttttctgttttaagagGACACTGCTCAGCAGCATTTGAtctaattaaatttattttttcttttagttgatttttgtcaaaatgagtcaagctcaTCTGTCAAGTCAACATTTTTGATGGTACAAATCTATAAACAGGCCACAGAACCGAATACTgtcattattaatataataaatgcaTGCACTTGCCTGTTGGAAAAATGAAGATATGCCTAACTTAATCTCATAACCTTATCCCTGCATGAAACCTACTTCTACATGGACCCACATATAAACTACTTTACCTTTATGCTGATCTGCAATactttaataagaaaaaagatgatttagttaaaattgattttgaaaagttcTAAAAAGAATTCAAATTAAGCGTTTGGTACTGTCACCctgattctatttttttcctaattttttatgttcaaaataaacagaatttcataaatacaaaaaaaactccaacaatTCTGAAAATTCTAACTTAACTGATGCCCCTCCAATGTTGCATTTAGTGTCGTTTGTGGGAGATCTGTTGTCACAGAAAGTAACACTGCTCGaatttctgtgtgtctgttgcGTCCTACTTCCCTCTCCTGTTGCATGACAGACAGATGGTGTGAGGGTGGTGACTCCTCAGAGAATGATGGTCACCAGATTTCTGGGACAGAAGTTAAATGATGTAGAGCAGCAATCTGTCACCAAATAATGACGTGTGATTATACAATAAGCATATAATACACAGGCCTGGATGACATGCCACAACAGATGAGCGGTGTGGATCCGTAATGTGGAATGAGATGGTTGAAATTATATTATCTATAAACACAgcaatgtaaatgtgtttatgtgattTTGGCTCTATAAAATCTTTCCAAACAGATTAAAACCCAGCGTCTTctctttctgtaaaataaattgtaaagcATACTTTTATATACAACTGACAGCAGTAAAATTAGCTATTAATGTGAATGAACCAGTGGCTTCTAATGCACCACAGTGGGCAGTCATGAGCAATTTTGGTTTAATGGGTGTATTATTGGCAGAGAAATGCACAGAAACTGAATTTGAATCATTTATATCTGAATATAAATGATTCATTTCTAGTGACACATTTTTCTGCCTATAGTGGATACACAGAAGTTACAAAGACCAGCTTACAGGAGCTTCCCCTCTCTGGTAGAAGATGGGCTAATCAATTTTCATTTGTTGCCTTTAGAAAACACTAttggtttttttcttattttaaagatCTCTGAAGCGAAGCAGCGAAAAGTGTCTGTAGAGAAGGCGATTGAAAAAGCCAAAGTAGGACGTGAAGATACAGTAAGGAAATGTTTATATACTTCCAGTCtttactgaaaaatatatacattcttcagaataaagtgattaatataaaataataatccacTTATTAAATAAGCATCACAAcagtgatctgtgtgtgtgtagacggAGAGGAGCTCTctgctgaaggagctgcaggCTCTGAGAGAGGAACGAACTCAGCTGCAGGCCGAGTTGGAGAAGTACAGAGAATGTGACCCAGAGGTCGTCGAGGAGATGAGTGAGTACAGATGCATCATGCGTGTTTTAAGCTTTAGCTCAATCAAGTCACCTACGATCACTGACCAGAGAGATCTAGCCCCCGTAAAATGTTATGCAATCCAGTACCATAAAGTCCCTCTGTGAAACTTAAAATTTAGACACCATGTCAGAGTGATGGTGATAAAGCTCGGTGATTGTTTTTGagctgttgttggtgttgtgtaAAGTCGTATGAGGTtgtattatatcaatattttgttACAATCTTCACAAAGGTAATATTGTTGCTCCTGGTTTACATTGTCTCCATTTTCTATGCATGACTTTGGGCTAAGTACTAGAAATTTGTTGATTTGTCTTGTGCTTATCTAACAAGGTTGAATCAACGGTTGCCATTGGATTTAAAatcttttgtattttgtaacaTGTATTTTGTGTGAGGTTTTGACAGTTGGTAGAATCATCGTACAGAAAGCTTTAAGTTAGCATCTgtagctgaaaaacaaaacaaaaaaagaatcaccaaagaaaaagctaaaaaactGGATTTCAACATGTGATGGCTCATCAAGGTAGAGGAAAGAAAACGTTCAAGAAACAAACCACTCGAGGAGCTTCTATATGACTCAAACTACCACAAATTAGTAGTTTCACACCTGATAATGAATACAACATTGTGCATTACAATCTGCATTATGTCTATGTTGTCTCTCGCTAAATGTCAAATATAGGGATGCCAACCACATCCATCATAATTTAGTAATAGACTAGTGTCACCGTTAGatgagtggacacacacacacacacacacacacacacacacacacacacacacacacacaagcagacggacagacggacagacggacggacagacagacagacagacagacagacagacagacagacagacagagacagaagattaCTTCTATGTGTGAATAGAAAAGAgcgacagacagagacagaagattaCTTCTATGTGTGaatagaaaagagcagaggagcagattTGCATTTTAGTCTACTACGTCACCCCTGCATATtgttcaaaaattacatttttgttatgaaAGAATAAAGGTACCGTTGGGTACTCCACCACCACCTACCTCGAACTTGGCCACCAATCAAAATCACCTACTCTTATTGACTTACTTGACTTAAGCCCTTCGCACCTCCACATGGCAAAGGCCATTAACAAATGACTTCCATTTCACTCGGCTATTCGCAGTTTTTTCTAGGTCTCCCCAGTTAAGCCCACTCCTCGTCATTTCTTCCTGGATCCCCCTCCTCCAGCTGTTCTTGGGTCGACCTCTTTTCCTTGTTCCTCGGGGGTTCCATTTCGGGGCTTGTCGGGTGATGTCTGTGACCGGTTTTCTGAGGGTGCATCCAATCCAACTCCTGcatttgtatctgtgtgtgagagaaatgtCTTCCGCATAGTCAAGGTCATCCAGCTGCTCCCACATTGTCAACTGGATCCCATTTCTCATCCCCTCAGTTGTTGCTCTCAGGATCCAGTCTATTGCCAGGACGAACAGGAATGGTGACAGTAGGCATCCCTGCTTGACACCTGTCGTGACATTAAAGCTCTGGGAGAGTTGCCCTGCATGGATGACTTTGCATGATGTTCCTTCATAAGAGTTCTTAATTATGTTTGTGATCTTGGTGGGAATACCATAGTGGTCCATAAGCTGCCATAGGATTGCTCTGTCTAAGCTGTCAAATGCTTTCTCAAAGTCGATGAAGTTTATGTAGAGGGATGTGTTCCATTCAGTCGACTGTTCAGTGATGATGCGTAGTGTTGCTATGTTATTTGTGCATGATCGATCTTTCCAAAATCCTGCTTGCTGGTCCCGGAGCCTGTCATTTACGACTTCCTGGAGACGGTCGAGAATGACTGGGTTGAGGACTTTGCTGGGTACAGAGAGTGAGGTGTTCCTTCAGTCCTTAGTCACCTTTCTTTGGTAGTTTCACAGTGTGACCCTCTGCCCATTCTGTTGGTGTCCCTTCATGAACGTATGAATGAAAATCCTTCCAAACACATTGGGGTATAGTTAATTTGCCTAAGTCACACAACTTGGGTCAtaattttgtggtgttttggtcaCAGGTGCCCTTGTTTCCTAATCTTATTGCCAAGAACAAACAAGCATTTTGTTAAGCTGCAGAATCAGTTTCTCATGGTTAAAATCAAATGTgaacaaggaaatgaaaacTGATCACAAGTGGTTACTTCAGATGCACCCTTACGTCAGTTTTTAACCGTCAGCTTGAACCACAGACTGGTTACATGTTGATATAAGACGGTATGTGTGAACTTTTTGAACCGCTCTGCTGAAAgagagactttttttgttatctggTCTGGCTGTAAAACTTGCATGTCAGTTTTAATTTTGGTCTAAATAACCATGTAACTGGGTTAAAAgcatttacagagaaaaaggcGAGGCCACTGACCATGACTTATTGACACACCTCTTCTGATATCTGTCCACATAATGAATACCGCTATTTGTGGTATTACAAAAATCCTGCACTGCCTTGAGTTCATGTTACCACTGACCTGTGATAAAGGGGTGTGTTACGTTATGTACACGTGACATGTGTAGTGTCATAAAAATATTTGGTCTGTTCAACTGCACCTCCCGATTGTAACATCAAGCATGTATTTAGTCTGCACAcatatctgctgtttttttccactctaACATGACTCGAATACTGTCTGCGTCCTGATAATCACATAGACATGCATGCAAAGTCCCAAATAATCCACTTTCTGCTAATTGAAATCAGatatttgggtgttttaaaTTAAGTTAGGTTCAGTTTTGTGGCTTGGGTGTAAAAAATTAGGATAAATATTAGCGCAGTTTTACAATTAAGGTATTTACTTTCACTTAAATGAAGACCCACCTTGGTTATAGTCTACTATGTAAGTAATATGCCAAAGGTAGCTGGACTTTGTTTAGGATGAATCTTGAGTATattgagtatttgacactgtaTCTTTATAATTATGGCCAAATTTCTCTGAATTTAGCCCCAAAGGAATTTAGATCACAACAGGGTTTAAGTAAACCAGAAAAGCGtcatatgtttttttcactaCGGCTGTTGCCACATGTATAGTGGCTGAATATTCTCTACACTATATAGTGTATGTGTAAGAATACAGAATAAAGTTTGTACTGGCTTGCtgccaaaatccaaaatgacactgtatgttttaaaatggaAGAAGATGAATGTTTTGCTTTACCTtatcattatgaagtaaatgcTGATTGCACAAATATAATGGCTATAT
Proteins encoded in this window:
- the mnd1 gene encoding meiotic nuclear division protein 1 homolog gives rise to the protein MSKKKGLSLEEKRARMMEIFFESKDVFQLKDIEKIAPKSKGIAPMTVKDVLQSLVDDSMVDCERVGTSNYYWAFPSKALHARKRKLEELQKQISEAKQRKVSVEKAIEKAKVGREDTTERSSLLKELQALREERTQLQAELEKYRECDPEVVEEMRKSNVVAKEAVSRWTDNIFAIKSWTKKKFAFDESRINKAFGIPEDFDYLD